In Helianthus annuus cultivar XRQ/B chromosome 9, HanXRQr2.0-SUNRISE, whole genome shotgun sequence, the following are encoded in one genomic region:
- the LOC110877719 gene encoding lipoate-protein ligase LplJ — protein sequence MATRHVAQAGRPLMNIVRMKGVPILQQLEIEECLLRTSSDNWCIINDGADKPNIVMGISGKPAELVEIKPVLEDNIPVIRRFTGGGTVIVDHGTIFVSFICNKDDVADVQPYPRPIMSWSSLLYTQVFQGIADFRLRENDFVFGLRKFGGNAQSITKNRWIHHTSFLWDYETRNMSYLKLPKRAPEYRLVC from the exons ATGGCTACACGGCATGTTGCACAAGCGGGACGTCCGCTAATGAATATCGTCAGAATGAAGGGGGTGCCCATCCTACAGCAGTTGGAGATTGAAGAATGCCTTTTGCGGACCTCATCAGACAATTGGTGCATCATAAATGACGGGGCAGATAAACCCAACATCGTCATGGGCATTTCTGG GAAACCTGCTGAACTTGTTGAAATTAAACCTGTTCTAGAAGATAATATTCCTGTCATACGAAGGTTTACTGGTGGCGGGACGGTAATAGTTGATCATGGGACAATATTTGTTTCATTCATATGTAACAAGGATGATGTTGCCGATGTACAACCGTATCCTCGACCCATCATGTCTTGGAGCAGCCTATTATACACTCAGGTTTTCCAAGGAATTGCTGATTTCAGGCTTCGTGAGAATG ACTTTGTGTTTGGCCTTCGCAAGTTTGGTGGGAACGCACAATCGATTACTAAAAATCGGTGGATTCATCATACATCTTTTTTGTGGGATTATGAGACTCGTAACATGTCCTACCTCAAGCTTCCTAAACGGGCTCCTGAATATCGGCTGGTATGTTAA
- the LOC118481904 gene encoding uncharacterized protein LOC118481904, with protein sequence MDDTLMCSTMKTQSIFIDNDDVFYNEDNVPGLLYNLHHVYQEHQEHIERSKFEDLHRVHRMVLDPDGDGYKGNKIQFSGPLVSSNVDQMLKDHDHVYVTAQHN encoded by the exons ATGGATGATACTCTGATGTGCTCGACCATGAAAACCCAAAGCATCTTCATTGACAACGATGATGTGTTCTACAATGAAGATAATGTTCCAGGTTTGctctacaatcttcatcatgtttatcaagaacaccaagaacacataGAGAGAAGCAAGTTTGAAGatcttcatcgtgttcatcgCATGGTtctagatccg gacggtgatggatacaagggaaataagatccaattctcgggaccgttggtttcgtcaaacgtggatcagatgctcaaggatcatgaccatgtttatgttacagcacaacacaactaa